ATAGCGAAAATGCGCTTGTGGTTTTACCGCTTAACCTAAGGGAACACCCAAGCAAAAACACCTACGTCCATATTTGTATTTTATTCTGCAATCCACGTTTAATTATCAAACTCACATTATTCACTTTACCCAATAGAAATCGCCACTGGAAGCGGGCCAATCAAGAACATACAAAATTGGGGATTTTGTTTCATATTTCTCGACCTCATCGCGGACTTTTGCCCAACGCTTTTGGACCTCAGCAGATTCAAGATGCTGAGAGGTCCCTGGATTTCCATATTCTGGAACAACTTCCTGCCAGCATGTCATTGCGAGATTTGGCAGATTTTCGATCTTTTTTTCCTGAGACGTGCGTGTATCTCTAATCACTTCGTCTATTTGGTGAATGATTTGTGAGACTAACCTCTTCTCTACAGTAATCATCGTTTACTTACTCCGTCCTTAGCCTCGGATCCAAGGCATCACGAACGGCATCGCCGAAGAGATTCGCAGGTAACACGAGTCCAAACATAAACGTAAACGCTGCAGCGAGATTCCACCAAACAATCGGGTCGCGTGCGAGTTCCAATCGCGCCGTGTTAATCATATTCCCCCAACTTCCGGTCGTCGGATCAACACCGATCTGGAGATAACTGAGCAACGCCTCTGCCAGAACCAATCCACTAAACCGTAAGATAGCAGAGATTAGCACGATATGCATCAGATTCGGAATAAGATGTTTGAGAAGAATAAGTCCACGACGCACACCAAACGCCTCGGCGGCTTGTATGTACTCCAATTCTCGGAGTTTCAAGGTTTCGCCGCGCAAGACTCGACAGAGCCCCGTCCAACTGCTGATCCCCATGATGAGGCACAGATTGAATAACCCCTGTCCAAAGAGGAGCATGAAGGCAACGATAAGCAAGATAGATGGGATCGAATCAAGGGTGGCGTAGATATACTGAACGGCATCATCTATCCTGCCGCCGAAGTAACCCGCGATGACACCAAAAAATATGGCAAACGGCACGGCAATCAATGTGGTAAATCCACCGATAATAAGTCCAGTCCGAATGCCTTTTAGTGCAAGGTAAAGGACATCGCTGCCCACCTTGTCGGTACCCAAGAGATGGCTTCTCGGATATTCAAGCGGCGGATAATCTCGAACCGTTCGTCCATCGGGTGTCTGGAGGGTACTTTTCGCATACAGATGCGTTGCTAAGGGGGCAGAATAGGTTTTCTCGGTCCGCTCCCGAAGTGGCGTACAGAGCCTATCAAGGAGACTCAAGGTTTTCGGTCTATAGACAACAGCACCGCTCTCATTTCGGGTGAGTGTCTGGTCGGTTCGTCGTATCAGTGGATCACGCCAACCGATGCTATCCAACACACCGATAAGGAGATACCCCAAAAGAATAAAGAGACAGACCATAGCAAGGCGATTTCTACGAATCTGTCTCGCGGCGTTCCGCCAATACTCTTGTTGTGAGGCATATCGGAGAAGCCATGCCGCGCCAACAAGAAGCGCGATAACGATAATGTTTTGATAGGCATCGGAACGCCATACCCAACTCAGCCGGTCCCCGATTCCGATGTCTGGAGCATTTGTCCCAATGAGGAAAATAGGCATTTTAATAGTTACCAGTTGTCAGTTTTCAGTAATCAGTCTTATTCTTGTAGCACTTACGAGAAAACACCCGCCACAAATTGTCTCTTAACTGATAACTGAGTACTGAAAGATTTTTCGCAGAAAAATCGTACTGACAACTATTTCTGATAAACCGCTTCGTGTGTGTGAAACCCATCTTTAATAACCTCTTCGTCCAGGTTTTCCTTGTCAACTTGGATGGGTGTCAGCAGGATTGATGGCACGTCAATTTTGCCGTTGTTAACGGTCTGCGTGGCTTCGGCGATTGTTTCACCCTTTGCGAGGGCGACAGCAGCTTGTGCCGCCTTAGTTGCGATGAGGTGAATCGGCTTGTAAACCGTCATGGTTTGTGTCCCCTTGACAATCCGTTGGCATGCCGCGAGTTCCGCATCCTGCCCAGAAACAAGGACAGTTCCCGCCAAATTCTGACCTGCAAGCGCTTGTATAACGCCACCAGCGGTGCCGTCATTGGACGCAACAACAGCATCTATTTGGTTGTTCGTCTGCGTCAAGACTTGCTCTGCCTTCTTGAGTGCGTCCCGTGGATCCCAATTAACTGCCCAATGTTCGCCTCCCGCCACCAATCGAATGTCGCCACTATCAATCGCGGGTTGCAAGGCACGGAGCTGCCCTTGCCGAAGGAGTTGCGCGTTATTGTCTGTTGGTGCACCGCCGAGCAAGAAGTAAGCCCCTTTTGGCTTCTGACGGAGGATATATTCGGCTTGCAAATATCCAACCTGCTCATTGTCAAAGGAGATATAGAGATCAGGTGAACTCTCGCGAATCAATCGGTCATACGCGATTACCTTGATGCCCTCCGCGTGCGCGGCTTGCACGATTTGGGCAGCAGCGACACTATCCTTCGGAATAACAACGAGAACATCTACACCTTGCGTAATCATATTTTCCGCTTGTTCGTTTTGTCGGCGTTCATCGCCATCAGCAGACTGGACGATAACTTCAGCAC
This portion of the Candidatus Poribacteria bacterium genome encodes:
- a CDS encoding ABC transporter permease, which translates into the protein MPIFLIGTNAPDIGIGDRLSWVWRSDAYQNIIVIALLVGAAWLLRYASQQEYWRNAARQIRRNRLAMVCLFILLGYLLIGVLDSIGWRDPLIRRTDQTLTRNESGAVVYRPKTLSLLDRLCTPLRERTEKTYSAPLATHLYAKSTLQTPDGRTVRDYPPLEYPRSHLLGTDKVGSDVLYLALKGIRTGLIIGGFTTLIAVPFAIFFGVIAGYFGGRIDDAVQYIYATLDSIPSILLIVAFMLLFGQGLFNLCLIMGISSWTGLCRVLRGETLKLRELEYIQAAEAFGVRRGLILLKHLIPNLMHIVLISAILRFSGLVLAEALLSYLQIGVDPTTGSWGNMINTARLELARDPIVWWNLAAAFTFMFGLVLPANLFGDAVRDALDPRLRTE
- the xylF gene encoding D-xylose ABC transporter substrate-binding protein yields the protein MLFGCADPEKKSEEADATATKKIKIGLSMDSLRVERWQKDRDIFTAEAEKLGAEVIVQSADGDERRQNEQAENMITQGVDVLVVIPKDSVAAAQIVQAAHAEGIKVIAYDRLIRESSPDLYISFDNEQVGYLQAEYILRQKPKGAYFLLGGAPTDNNAQLLRQGQLRALQPAIDSGDIRLVAGGEHWAVNWDPRDALKKAEQVLTQTNNQIDAVVASNDGTAGGVIQALAGQNLAGTVLVSGQDAELAACQRIVKGTQTMTVYKPIHLIATKAAQAAVALAKGETIAEATQTVNNGKIDVPSILLTPIQVDKENLDEEVIKDGFHTHEAVYQK